A DNA window from Ficedula albicollis isolate OC2 chromosome 1, FicAlb1.5, whole genome shotgun sequence contains the following coding sequences:
- the FOXO1 gene encoding forkhead box protein O1, giving the protein MLNPEGGKSGKSPRRRAASMDNNSKFAKSRGRAAKKKAALQSGQEGNGDSPGSQFSKWPASPSSLSNDDFDNWSTFRPRTSSNASTISGRLSPILPEQDDLGDGDVHSMVYPSSTTKMTSTLPSLSEMSNSENMENLLDNLNLLSPNTSMTVSTQSSSATLMQQTPGYSFASSTTSIGSANPDYRKFTYAQASMNSLSQIPMQALQDSKSSYGSMNQYNCPAGLLKELLTSDSPPHGDILAPVDAGVSQAGGRALGQGVLMVANSVVPSYGSQPPHGKMMNPSARPHQGHNQPAPAVNGRALSHTVSAMSHTAGLSRLSTVKTSLQVPMSHPMQMNAMNPYAPVNSCNGYGRVGIVSLHQEKLPSDLDDMLIERLDCDMESIIRNDLMDGETLDFNFDSVLPNQSFQHSVKTTTHSWVSG; this is encoded by the coding sequence ATGCTCAATCCTGAAGGAGGGAAGAGTGGCAAATCTCCTAGGAGGCGAGCAGCATCCATGGATAACAACAGCAAGTTTGCcaaaagcagaggcagagctgccaagaAAAAAGCAGCCCTTCAGTCTGGTCAAGAGGGAAATGGTGACAGCCCCGGCTCACAGTTCTCGAAGTGGCCTGcaagtcccagctctctcagtaACGATGACTTCGATAACTGGAGTACATTTCGACCCAGAACGAGCTCTAATGCTAGCACAATTAGTGGAAGACTTTCTCCTATTTTGCCAGAGCAAGATGACCTTGGAGATGGGGATGTGCACTCCATGGTATACCCGTCATCGACCACCAAAATGACTTCTACTCTACCGAGCCTTTCAGAGATGAGTAATTCTGAGAACATGGAAAATCTTTTGGATAATCTCAACCTCTTGTCACCTAATACATCAATGACTGTGTCAACCCAGTCTTCATCTGCCACCCTGATGCAGCAAACACCAGGTTACTCATTCGCATCCTCGACCACAAGTATAGGTTCAGCGAATCCTGACTACAGGAAATTCACTTACGCCCAAGCTAGCATGAACTCTTTGTCCCAGATTCCTATGCAGGCTCTCCAAGACAGTAAATCAAGCTACGGATCGATGAACCAATACAACTGTCCTGCGGGACTTCTGAAGGAGTTGCTGACTTCCGATTCCCCGCCGCACGGCGATATCCTGGCGCCGGTGGACGCCGGTGTTTCCCAGGCCGGCGGCAGGGCGCTGGGCCAGGGCGTGCTGATGGTGGCCAACTCGGTGGTGCCCAGCTACGGCAGCCAGCCCCCCCACGGCAAAATGATGAACCCCAGCGCCCGCCCTCACCAGGGACACAACCAGCCAGCGCCTGCAGTCAACGGCCGTGCCTTGTCACACACCGTGAGCGCCATGTCACACACGGCGGGGCTGAGCCGCCTGTCCACCGTGAAGACTTCCTTACAAGTGCCTATGAGTCACCCCATGCAGATGAACGCCATGAATCCCTACGCCCCTGTTAACAGTTGCAACGGCTACGGGAGGGTGGGAATTGTTTCCCTCCACCAAGAGAAGCTTCCCAGTGACTTAGATGACATGTTAATTGAACGGTTGGACTGTGACATGGAGTCGATTATCCGTAATGACCTTATGGATGGAGAAACATTAGATTTTAACTTTGACAGTGTATTGCCTAACCAAAGTTTTCAGCACAGCGTAAAGACAACCACACACAGTTGGGTGTCAGGCTAG